A window of the Methyloprofundus sp. genome harbors these coding sequences:
- a CDS encoding exodeoxyribonuclease I has translation MAQDSFYWHDYETFGLDPQRDGVAQFAGIRTDLDFNVIGEPLVIYCKPTDDKLPQPEACCVTGITPQLAAEKGLCEAEFISLIHAQMVQINTCTLGYNNLRFDDEVTRNLLYRNFYDPYTREWQNGNSRWDLVDLARTMYALRPDGLQWPMDDKGVVSLRLEKLTEANGIKHAAAHDALSDVYATMEFAKLMQQAQPKLFQFFWENRGKHQVNKLLQLGSYQPVIHVSGMYGAVKNFISLVVPICQHPVNSNGVIVYDLSINPEVMLSLSAEEIQQRIFTAQADLPEGVARIPLKTVHINKCPVIAPAKVLRPADAQRLAIDTAACEVHCQMIAQDTALIEKLKTVFSANQFAPVTDPDLMIYSGGFFSARDKKVINEVRELTSEQLVNYEVHADDDRLSEMLFRYRARNYPDTLNTEEHKHWQEFCNIRLNNSQAAGFLDFATYRQKIAELKQQDGIDKQLMLDLEAYAVELEQRLSL, from the coding sequence ATGGCACAAGATAGCTTTTATTGGCATGATTATGAAACGTTTGGCCTCGACCCGCAACGTGATGGTGTTGCACAATTTGCAGGCATTAGAACCGATTTGGACTTTAATGTTATCGGCGAGCCACTGGTTATTTATTGTAAGCCGACAGATGATAAATTGCCGCAACCAGAAGCATGTTGCGTTACTGGCATAACTCCGCAATTAGCCGCAGAAAAAGGGCTATGTGAGGCAGAATTTATTAGCTTGATTCATGCGCAAATGGTGCAAATTAATACCTGTACTTTAGGCTATAACAACTTGCGTTTTGATGATGAAGTCACCCGCAACCTGCTATATCGAAATTTTTACGATCCTTATACGCGCGAGTGGCAAAATGGCAATTCACGTTGGGATTTGGTTGATTTGGCGCGCACTATGTATGCATTGCGTCCAGATGGCTTGCAATGGCCTATGGATGATAAAGGTGTCGTGAGTTTGCGTTTGGAGAAACTAACTGAGGCAAATGGTATTAAACATGCTGCTGCACATGATGCTTTATCGGATGTGTATGCAACTATGGAATTTGCCAAGTTAATGCAGCAGGCGCAGCCCAAGCTATTTCAATTTTTCTGGGAAAATCGTGGCAAGCATCAAGTTAATAAACTATTACAGTTAGGCAGTTACCAGCCCGTCATACATGTTTCTGGAATGTATGGCGCGGTGAAAAACTTTATAAGCTTAGTAGTGCCTATTTGTCAGCACCCTGTGAATAGTAATGGTGTGATTGTCTATGATTTATCCATCAACCCTGAGGTCATGTTAAGTTTATCAGCAGAAGAAATTCAGCAACGTATTTTTACTGCACAAGCAGACTTGCCGGAAGGCGTAGCGCGCATTCCATTAAAAACCGTGCATATTAATAAGTGCCCGGTGATTGCGCCTGCAAAAGTATTGCGTCCAGCTGATGCACAACGCTTAGCCATTGATACCGCTGCATGCGAAGTACATTGTCAAATGATTGCTCAAGATACGGCACTTATTGAGAAGTTAAAAACAGTCTTTAGTGCTAATCAATTTGCACCAGTTACTGACCCGGATCTAATGATTTATAGTGGCGGTTTTTTTAGCGCACGTGATAAGAAGGTGATCAATGAAGTACGTGAGTTAACGTCAGAGCAGTTGGTTAATTATGAAGTGCATGCTGATGATGATCGTTTGAGCGAGATGCTGTTCAGGTATCGAGCAAGAAATTACCCTGACACACTGAATACTGAAGAGCATAAGCATTGGCAGGAATTTTGTAATATACGCTTAAATAATTCCCAAGCAGCAGGGTTTCTGGATTTTGCTACTTATAGGCAAAAAATAGCAGAGCTAAAACAGCAAGACGGGATTGATAAGCAACTAATGTTGGATCTTGAGGCTTATGCTGTTGAGTTAGAGCAGAGGTTGAGTTTATAA
- a CDS encoding mRNA interferase MazF (type II toxin-antitoxin system toxin), whose protein sequence is MVSPTIARFEIWLVNLNPTKGRKINKTRPCVIISPNEMSALSTVIVAPMTSKGFAYPCRVECELTGTKGLILLDQMRAVDKNHLVKKLGTLDDKVQLKLCAALQELFVF, encoded by the coding sequence ATGGTAAGTCCTACGATTGCCCGATTTGAAATATGGCTGGTAAATTTGAATCCAACAAAAGGCAGGAAAATAAATAAAACCAGACCTTGTGTTATTATTTCACCTAATGAAATGTCGGCATTATCTACGGTTATTGTTGCTCCAATGACAAGCAAAGGCTTTGCATACCCTTGCCGGGTTGAGTGTGAATTGACAGGTACAAAAGGTTTAATACTCTTAGATCAAATGCGAGCAGTTGATAAAAATCATTTAGTCAAAAAGTTGGGGACTCTTGATGATAAGGTTCAGCTTAAATTATGTGCTGCTCTTCAGGAATTGTTTGTGTTTTGA
- a CDS encoding antitoxin MazE (type II toxin-antitoxin system antitoxin) — MAHLVRIGNSQGIRIPKPLIEQAQLEGKELKFEVLNGGLFIIPINEPRKGWAESIDKQLATHGEEAIDSEWLDADLISDDELEW; from the coding sequence ATGGCTCATTTAGTTAGAATTGGTAATTCTCAAGGAATCAGAATTCCTAAACCACTGATTGAACAGGCTCAGCTAGAGGGGAAAGAACTTAAATTTGAAGTGCTGAATGGCGGACTTTTTATTATACCGATTAATGAACCAAGAAAAGGCTGGGCTGAGTCAATTGACAAGCAATTAGCAACTCACGGAGAAGAAGCTATAGACAGTGAATGGCTAGATGCTGATTTAATTTCTGACGATGAATTAGAATGGTAA
- a CDS encoding aquaporin Z, translating into MKKYVAESFGTFWLVLGGCGSAVLAAAFPDVGIGLLGVSLAFGLTVLTMAFAIGHISGCHLNPAVSIGLWAGGRFPANQLLPYIVAQVIGAIVAGGVLYLIASGKPGFELGGFASNGYGEHSPGGYSMFAALLTEVVMTMMFLFVIMGATDERAPQGLAPIAIGFCLTLIHLVSIPVTNTSVNPARSTGVAVYVGDWAVGELWLFWVAPIIGAVLGAIIYRYIGRVEE; encoded by the coding sequence ATGAAGAAGTATGTTGCAGAGTCGTTTGGTACATTTTGGTTGGTTCTAGGTGGGTGTGGTAGCGCGGTATTAGCCGCTGCATTTCCTGATGTAGGAATAGGTTTGCTGGGTGTGTCTTTAGCATTTGGCTTGACAGTTTTGACAATGGCTTTTGCAATAGGGCATATTTCGGGATGTCATTTAAACCCTGCGGTTTCGATTGGCTTATGGGCAGGCGGACGTTTTCCAGCAAACCAGTTACTCCCTTATATTGTAGCTCAGGTTATTGGGGCTATCGTAGCAGGGGGAGTACTTTATCTGATTGCTTCGGGGAAGCCAGGTTTTGAACTGGGTGGTTTTGCATCCAATGGCTATGGGGAGCATTCTCCTGGTGGCTATTCAATGTTTGCTGCTTTATTAACGGAAGTGGTTATGACCATGATGTTTTTGTTTGTCATTATGGGTGCAACAGATGAGCGTGCACCACAAGGCTTGGCTCCGATTGCGATCGGTTTCTGTTTGACGTTAATTCATTTGGTGAGTATTCCTGTCACTAATACTTCTGTTAACCCTGCACGTAGTACTGGTGTTGCTGTTTATGTAGGCGACTGGGCAGTGGGCGAGTTGTGGTTATTTTGGGTGGCACCAATTATAGGGGCTGTTTTGGGGGCAATTATTTATCGATATATAGGCAGAGTAGAAGAGTAG
- a CDS encoding bile acid:Na+ symporter, BASS family, with protein sequence MTTVLLICLKLSVVALLLAIGMLSTKKEVTYLWQRPKLLFRSLLAMYVLVPLAAIVFVSFLPLAGGLKLAIFVLAISAGAPLLPKKLMGLGSDEYVLSLVVTASVLAIFTVPAWSAVLGPLFGRESHLAPIEVVMVITKSFLLPLLIGMFIRKVLPNHAESFADKILTVAGLVLTVSAVVLLATHWQLLVKAGWPALLALASLTLISLLIGHLMGGQEPGERTALAVSCATRHLGLAILVAAAVPGPKTAVFIAAYMVASAIVVIPYLKWQSKVNAVL encoded by the coding sequence ATGACTACAGTATTATTAATATGTCTTAAATTATCAGTCGTGGCTTTATTGCTAGCGATTGGTATGTTATCAACAAAGAAAGAAGTTACCTATCTTTGGCAGCGCCCGAAATTGTTATTTCGTTCTTTACTCGCTATGTACGTTTTAGTGCCTTTGGCTGCAATTGTCTTCGTTTCTTTCTTGCCCTTGGCGGGTGGGTTGAAACTGGCTATTTTTGTATTGGCTATTTCAGCAGGTGCGCCACTGCTTCCCAAAAAATTAATGGGCTTAGGTTCGGATGAATATGTACTAAGCCTAGTGGTAACGGCCTCGGTACTGGCTATTTTTACAGTACCCGCTTGGTCAGCAGTATTAGGCCCTCTCTTTGGCAGAGAATCACACTTGGCACCGATAGAGGTGGTCATGGTCATTACAAAATCATTTTTATTGCCTTTGCTTATTGGTATGTTTATACGCAAGGTTTTACCCAATCATGCCGAGTCTTTTGCAGATAAAATATTAACGGTCGCCGGATTGGTACTAACTGTTTCAGCGGTAGTGCTATTGGCGACACATTGGCAATTGCTGGTTAAAGCGGGTTGGCCTGCGTTATTGGCTTTAGCAAGTTTAACTCTGATTTCTTTGCTTATTGGGCACCTAATGGGAGGGCAAGAGCCGGGTGAACGCACTGCATTGGCAGTTTCTTGTGCAACGCGGCATTTAGGCTTGGCTATCTTGGTGGCTGCGGCAGTTCCAGGCCCTAAAACGGCAGTCTTTATTGCAGCCTATATGGTGGCATCTGCTATTGTGGTCATCCCTTATTTGAAATGGCAAAGCAAAGTGAATGCGGTGTTATAA
- a CDS encoding small conductance mechanosensitive channel: MFSFVKPLILMLSILLAINAAPILAKEAAERQVPLSSTNPQIELDVLDIVMAPLTVEELKTEADGWLKLIKASAHKVAKAKLRIKYLSQKQKSAEQAQVDSRAEKADKGKDSAMDELTDLRAIRTAEIDRLNVVLARINQKTGLDANGKESEAVLAYRRYSDAVGGIKLDTTDAESSFASIKGWLASKEGGKRWGVNLGSFLFIMLISWMLARIFSGMTRRALTLASKQSKLLTDFLVSMTSRVVMIIGIIFGLSVLEVDIGPLLAVIGAAGFVVAFALQSTLSNFASGIMIMIYRPFDVSDAVEVAGINGKVSSLNLVSTTITTFDNKRMIVPNNEIWGNTITNASASNERRVDMVFGIGYGDDIDLAMQVLEDIVATHPLILTDPAAVIQLHELADSSVNFICRPWVKTADYWTVYWDVTRNVKVRFDAEGLSIPYPQQDLHIYQEQQSIVAPVENSEQNHHHHKTDQMGLEQVG; this comes from the coding sequence GTGTTTTCTTTTGTTAAACCTCTCATTTTGATGCTATCAATATTATTAGCAATCAATGCAGCACCTATTCTCGCTAAAGAAGCGGCTGAGAGGCAAGTCCCATTGAGTAGTACAAATCCACAAATTGAACTTGATGTGCTTGACATCGTCATGGCTCCTTTAACTGTGGAAGAGTTAAAAACTGAAGCAGATGGTTGGCTTAAGTTGATCAAGGCATCAGCACATAAAGTAGCCAAGGCTAAGTTGCGTATTAAATATTTAAGCCAAAAGCAGAAAAGTGCTGAGCAAGCACAAGTAGATAGTCGTGCAGAAAAAGCTGATAAAGGCAAAGACTCTGCGATGGACGAGTTGACTGATTTGCGGGCCATCCGTACCGCTGAAATTGATCGACTCAATGTTGTTTTGGCGCGGATTAACCAAAAGACAGGTTTAGATGCAAATGGTAAGGAATCTGAGGCAGTACTGGCTTATCGCCGTTATAGTGATGCTGTTGGCGGCATTAAATTAGATACTACTGATGCAGAGAGCTCATTTGCTAGCATCAAAGGCTGGCTGGCCTCTAAAGAGGGGGGTAAACGCTGGGGAGTTAATTTAGGTAGTTTCTTATTTATTATGTTGATCTCTTGGATGCTGGCGCGTATTTTTAGTGGCATGACTCGCAGAGCATTGACATTGGCTAGCAAGCAATCAAAGCTGCTGACTGACTTCTTGGTCAGCATGACTTCACGCGTAGTGATGATCATTGGTATTATCTTCGGTTTATCAGTATTGGAAGTTGATATAGGACCATTACTGGCTGTTATAGGGGCGGCAGGTTTCGTGGTTGCCTTTGCCTTGCAGAGTACTCTGAGCAATTTTGCCAGTGGTATTATGATTATGATTTATCGCCCATTTGATGTGAGCGATGCGGTAGAAGTTGCAGGCATTAATGGTAAGGTTAGCTCTCTTAATTTAGTGTCTACTACGATCACAACCTTTGACAATAAACGTATGATTGTGCCCAATAATGAAATTTGGGGTAACACTATTACCAATGCTTCAGCGAGTAATGAGCGTCGTGTTGATATGGTATTTGGTATCGGTTATGGCGATGATATTGATCTTGCTATGCAGGTATTGGAAGACATCGTCGCCACACACCCTCTCATCCTTACGGATCCGGCAGCTGTGATTCAATTACATGAATTGGCTGATTCTTCGGTTAACTTTATTTGTCGCCCGTGGGTAAAAACAGCTGATTATTGGACTGTATATTGGGATGTTACGCGTAATGTTAAGGTGCGTTTTGATGCGGAAGGCTTATCGATACCTTATCCTCAACAAGATTTACATATTTATCAAGAGCAGCAAAGTATTGTTGCCCCTGTGGAAAATTCAGAACAGAATCACCACCATCATAAAACAGACCAAATGGGCTTAGAGCAGGTTGGGTAA
- a CDS encoding transposase, IS4 family: MSDSYKIYRTIHSGLQKFWDFDPSKRQNNGLNILTGFICGIIQSKSVKLANVAGEIPGSGKEESQIMQLRRWLKNEKVGVDLFYLPFIEVLLRCLAKQTLVLAIDGSTTAQGCITLMVSMIYKGRALPLLWVTRKGKKGHFPQDMHIELIKSVQAIIPEGTSVICLGDGEFDGADWLETISSYGWKYACRTANNAILYENGDEFTFKDICPEQGSMTEISAVEFTRKRSIVVRAVVYWGRKYNDPIYLVTNFPTGGEAFNWYRKRFRIETLFSDLKGRGFNLQKSGLRAPERVSRLIMAAALAYIWMVYLGELALTKSWDKIIHRKDRCDLSLFTLGVRLLKRLLREGKILPQFCLTLSGKALL, from the coding sequence TTGTCAGATTCTTACAAGATTTATCGCACCATTCATAGCGGCCTTCAAAAATTCTGGGATTTTGATCCCAGCAAACGTCAAAATAACGGCTTAAATATCCTGACAGGGTTTATCTGCGGTATTATACAAAGTAAATCTGTTAAGTTAGCTAATGTGGCAGGAGAGATTCCAGGATCAGGTAAAGAAGAAAGCCAAATCATGCAATTGCGCCGTTGGCTGAAAAATGAAAAAGTGGGTGTCGATTTATTTTATTTACCCTTTATAGAGGTTCTTCTTCGGTGTTTAGCCAAACAAACGCTAGTACTTGCTATTGATGGCAGCACGACAGCGCAAGGCTGTATTACCTTGATGGTCAGTATGATTTATAAAGGTAGAGCTCTGCCATTGCTGTGGGTAACCCGTAAAGGTAAAAAGGGGCATTTTCCTCAAGATATGCATATCGAATTGATTAAATCCGTTCAGGCGATAATCCCGGAAGGTACGTCGGTCATTTGTTTGGGTGACGGGGAATTTGATGGAGCAGACTGGCTGGAAACCATTAGTAGTTATGGCTGGAAGTATGCCTGCCGAACGGCAAATAATGCGATATTGTATGAGAATGGAGATGAATTTACATTTAAAGATATTTGTCCCGAACAAGGAAGCATGACTGAAATATCGGCGGTTGAATTCACTCGTAAACGTAGCATTGTAGTAAGGGCGGTTGTTTATTGGGGGAGAAAATATAATGACCCTATTTATCTAGTGACTAATTTCCCCACAGGGGGTGAAGCATTTAACTGGTATCGCAAACGTTTCCGTATAGAAACGCTGTTTTCAGACCTTAAAGGTCGAGGGTTTAACTTGCAGAAAAGTGGATTAAGGGCTCCTGAGCGAGTTTCTCGACTTATTATGGCAGCGGCTTTAGCTTATATATGGATGGTTTATTTAGGGGAGCTTGCTCTGACTAAGAGCTGGGATAAAATTATTCATCGCAAAGATCGTTGTGATTTGAGTTTGTTTACTCTTGGAGTGCGGTTATTAAAGCGCCTGCTGAGAGAAGGAAAAATACTCCCTCAATTCTGCCTCACATTATCGGGCAAGGCATTGCTGTGA
- a CDS encoding dihydrolipoamide dehydrogenase: MSQATNDYDVLVIGAGPAGYVAAIRAAQLGLKTACIDRKVNATEQHCFGGAYVNAGCIAAVALLESAKLFATLNNDITAHGISATNIQADIPKMQHRKESIVAALSEHIEKLFVANKVDSFHARAQLINPNRVEIDPIDGGIPRVITANKIILAAGSSAVQLSFAPLDNQFIIDGQQALNLMEVPKTLGIIGAGAIGVELAGIWNKLGSKVILLEAQEAFMPIADHDIAAEALKLFTQQNLDIRLGARVISTEVKNNQVIVEYEDAQGRQHCTFNKLVVASGRKPNTELLIAPSADLLLDEEGFVHVDENCMTTLPGVYAIGDLTLSGPMLAHKGIEEGIFVAEHIAEQQSPINYHTIPNVIYTDPEIAWVGQSEQDLIAIGENIKTSCFPFNATSRAQIMGNTQGMVKMIMQAETEIILGVHIIGALASELIAEAVLAMEFSATAEDLARTIHAHPTISEAIHESALALNDRSLHIPFSI, translated from the coding sequence ATGTCTCAAGCAACTAATGACTATGATGTACTGGTAATTGGAGCAGGCCCAGCTGGCTATGTTGCTGCGATACGTGCTGCTCAGTTAGGTTTAAAAACTGCCTGTATTGACCGCAAAGTCAATGCAACTGAGCAACATTGCTTTGGGGGTGCTTATGTTAATGCCGGCTGTATTGCAGCCGTGGCACTTTTAGAATCGGCTAAATTATTTGCAACTCTGAATAATGATATTACTGCGCATGGTATTAGTGCTACTAATATTCAAGCCGATATTCCAAAAATGCAACACCGCAAGGAATCAATTGTCGCCGCGTTAAGTGAGCACATTGAAAAACTATTTGTTGCCAATAAAGTAGACTCTTTCCACGCACGCGCCCAACTGATCAACCCAAATCGTGTTGAAATAGACCCGATTGATGGTGGTATTCCACGGGTCATTACCGCTAATAAAATTATCTTGGCAGCGGGTTCAAGTGCAGTCCAGCTTAGTTTTGCACCACTAGACAATCAATTTATCATTGACGGCCAACAAGCATTAAACCTAATGGAAGTGCCTAAAACTTTAGGTATTATTGGTGCGGGTGCGATTGGTGTTGAATTAGCTGGCATCTGGAATAAACTCGGCTCTAAAGTCATTTTACTGGAAGCGCAGGAAGCCTTTATGCCGATTGCAGACCATGATATAGCCGCAGAAGCATTAAAGCTTTTTACCCAACAGAATTTAGATATTCGCCTTGGCGCACGTGTTATTTCTACCGAAGTAAAAAATAATCAAGTTATTGTCGAATACGAAGATGCACAAGGCAGACAACATTGCACCTTTAATAAGCTAGTGGTCGCTTCGGGCAGAAAACCCAATACAGAATTACTGATTGCCCCTTCTGCTGACCTATTGCTAGATGAAGAAGGTTTCGTGCATGTAGATGAAAATTGCATGACGACTCTGCCAGGTGTTTATGCTATTGGTGACTTAACCTTATCAGGCCCGATGCTTGCCCATAAAGGCATTGAAGAAGGTATATTTGTTGCTGAGCATATAGCGGAACAACAATCTCCTATTAACTACCACACCATTCCAAATGTGATTTATACCGATCCTGAAATTGCTTGGGTAGGTCAATCAGAGCAAGACCTTATTGCCATTGGTGAAAACATTAAAACCAGTTGCTTTCCTTTTAATGCCACCAGTCGTGCGCAAATCATGGGCAATACCCAAGGTATGGTTAAAATGATCATGCAAGCTGAGACTGAAATCATTTTAGGGGTGCATATCATTGGCGCTTTGGCCTCAGAATTAATTGCTGAAGCAGTGTTAGCCATGGAGTTCTCTGCAACAGCCGAAGATTTAGCGCGCACAATCCATGCACACCCAACTATTTCTGAAGCTATTCATGAAAGTGCTTTGGCCTTAAATGATAGGTCTTTGCATATTCCCTTTTCAATCTAG